The following are encoded together in the Candidatus Binatia bacterium genome:
- a CDS encoding YheU family protein gives MSAGAVEVPYDSLQAATLRTVIEEFITRAGTDYGTHERTLEEKVADVMRQLHRGEAKVVFDTQTDTVNIVPRTRSRRRQ, from the coding sequence ATGAGTGCGGGCGCAGTCGAGGTCCCGTACGACTCCCTGCAGGCCGCCACTTTGCGCACCGTAATCGAGGAGTTCATCACGCGCGCTGGAACAGACTACGGTACACACGAGAGGACTTTGGAAGAAAAGGTCGCCGACGTCATGCGCCAGCTGCACCGCGGCGAGGCGAAGGTCGTCTTTGATACCCAGACGGACACGGTGAACATCGTGCCGCGCACTCGCTCACGCCGCCGGCAGTAG